CGAAATCGATACAGCTCTCGGTCACGCGGATATACGTGATAGTCTCCAGATTGAAGACGTAATGTTTGATCCTCACAAATTCGGACATGCCATACCCCCTTTTTCTGATGAGACGGCTACTCGTTCACTTCCACATATTTAAAGAGCAAAGGCACGACAATCAGAAGAATCCCCGTGCCGATCAGCATCCCCCCTACCACCACGATGGCGAGAGGTTTTTGGGTCTGACTCCCCACACCATGAGACAATGCAGCGGGAAGCAGGCCCAGGGACGCCACGAGGCCAACCATGAGAATAGACCTGAACTTCTCTCTGATCGTCTCCAGGGTTGCCTGCTCCTTGTTCTTGATCTCTTTATAGACTTCTATATAATGGTTGATCACTATACATGTATCGAAAGCGGAAATCCCGATGACCGACACGAAACCCACGATCGCGGAAATACTCAGGGACTGGCCGGTCACCAGGAGGCTCACCAAGCCACCAAATACGGTGCATATGGGCGCCACCACGGTGAGGAGTGTATTTCTCACGTTCCCGTAAAACACGTAGAGAAGAATGATAATCAGAAAAATGGCGACCGGGATGGAGATATAGAACCTCCGGAAGGCCTCCTTCATTTCATTGAACATGCCGCTCCATTGCATGTAGTAGCCTTCCGGCATCCTCACCTTCGATACCGCTTTCTGAGCCTTCTCGACCGTGCCGCCCAGGTTTTTCGATACAACATTAAATTTCACGGGGATGAACCTCTTGTAGTTTTCGCGATAGACGAATGAGGCGCCGGTCTCATAATGGATCTTCGCCACCCTCGAAAGAGGCACCACGCCGCCTGACTGCAGCACTATGGGGATGTTAGCGATCCTCTCCGGCTGCTGTCGATAATAATAGGGAAAACTCACCTGGAGCGCAAAATTCTTTTCCCCCTCTATGATCTGGCTCACCACCTTGCCCCCGAGCGCCGCCGATACCATGTCGAGAATCTCCTGGACGCTCAAACCCACTGCCGCGGCATTTTCACGATCCACCTCGATCAGGAGGTTCGGTTGTCCTATCTCCCTGTAAATGCCCACATCTTTCACATCAGGCACTGTTTCAAGGGCGGCTTTCACATCCCGGGCGACCTTGTCGAGCTCATACAGGTCCTCTCCGAATATTTTCACCGCATTCTCACCCTTAACCCCCGACGTCATCTCCTCGAGGTTGTCCTGCATGTACTGGGACACGTTTATGCTGACATTGGGAAAAAGCCGTGTCAGCCCCTCGCGTATTTCTTCCTCGAGGCGCTCCTTGGTGATGCCCCTTTTCCATTCGCCATAAGGCTTGAGACCCATAAAATACTCGCTGTTGAAGGGTCCGGTTGCATCGGTACCGTCCTCCGGCCTTCCCACTCTCACCGCGACCGTCTTTATCTCTTTGAAGGTCATGAGAAAATCACGCGCCTTTTTTGCATTTTCGTGAGTCTTACTTAAGGATATGGAATAGGGAAAGGTTATTCTGGTGTAAATATTGCCTTCATCCATCTTCGGAAGGAATTGGGTGCCTATAATCGCATAGCCGACGACGAATCCCGCCAATATCACGCTGGAGATGACCACCATCACCACCTTCGAATTCGCGAGCACGAATGAGACGAAGCGCGAGTAACGCTCTGCCATCACCTCGACGAATTTAAAATCCTTGCCTTCATGGCCTTCAAGAAAGGTGTGGATCGAGGCGGTGAGGTAGGTAAAAGTGAGGATGAGAGTAAAGAAAAGGGCATAGGAATAAGTCTTCGCCATGGGCGAAAAGATCTGTTTTTCCGCGCCTTTCATGGTAAAGATCGGGATGAAGGCGATCACAATGATAGCCACGAGAAGCATGATCGGGGTTCCGACCTCTCCGATCGCCTTGACAAGCGACCGGTCACCGGAAGTATATTTCTTTCCCGCCTGCTTCCTCGCGACTCTCACATAGTTTTCCGTGAGAACAAGGGCAATGTCCGCGATTATCCCAAAATCGATCGCCCCGATGGAAAGCAGGTTTGCCGATTCGCCGGTAATAGCCATGAGGGCAAGGGTAATCCCGAGAGAGATGGGGATGACGAGGGCAGTGATTATTGCGGCCCTTAAATTTCCCAGAAACAGAAAAAGGGCCATTCCCACGAGAAACACCCCGGTCGCGGCCGTTTCAATCACTTTTACTATGACCGTATTGATGAGCTCCGATCTCTCGTAGTAAGGAACTATCTTGATCCCCTTCGGAAGGATCTTGTTATTGAGCTCCGCCACCTTCTCGTTAATC
This Syntrophorhabdaceae bacterium DNA region includes the following protein-coding sequences:
- a CDS encoding efflux RND transporter permease subunit, whose protein sequence is INEKVAELNNKILPKGIKIVPYYERSELINTVIVKVIETAATGVFLVGMALFLFLGNLRAAIITALVIPISLGITLALMAITGESANLLSIGAIDFGIIADIALVLTENYVRVARKQAGKKYTSGDRSLVKAIGEVGTPIMLLVAIIVIAFIPIFTMKGAEKQIFSPMAKTYSYALFFTLILTFTYLTASIHTFLEGHEGKDFKFVEVMAERYSRFVSFVLANSKVVMVVISSVILAGFVVGYAIIGTQFLPKMDEGNIYTRITFPYSISLSKTHENAKKARDFLMTFKEIKTVAVRVGRPEDGTDATGPFNSEYFMGLKPYGEWKRGITKERLEEEIREGLTRLFPNVSINVSQYMQDNLEEMTSGVKGENAVKIFGEDLYELDKVARDVKAALETVPDVKDVGIYREIGQPNLLIEVDRENAAAVGLSVQEILDMVSAALGGKVVSQIIEGEKNFALQVSFPYYYRQQPERIANIPIVLQSGGVVPLSRVAKIHYETGASFVYRENYKRFIPVKFNVVSKNLGGTVEKAQKAVSKVRMPEGYYMQWSGMFNEMKEAFRRFYISIPVAIFLIIILLYVFYGNVRNTLLTVVAPICTVFGGLVSLLVTGQSLSISAIVGFVSVIGISAFDTCIVINHYIEVYKEIKNKEQATLETIREKFRSILMVGLVASLGLLPAALSHGVGSQTQKPLAIVVVGGMLIGTGILLIVVPLLFKYVEVNE